The Solidesulfovibrio sp. genomic sequence GCCCCATGGCCTCGACGAGGCACAAGGGCATGCCTTCCGATTCCGAGGGCAGGACGAACAGGTCGGCCGCGCCGAGCCAGTCGCGCACGTCGTCGCGTTGGCCGGTGAGCCAAATCCGCGAGCCCAGGCCCCGTTCGGCCACGGCCCGGGTCAGGCGATCCCGCCACCCTTGCAGGTCATGGCCGATCCAGGCGTAGTACAGCCGTTGGCCGCCTGGCCGGGCGGCCAGTTCGGCCGCGGCCTCCAGGAGATACGGGTATCCCTTGCGGGCTTCGTAACGGGCCACGGTCAGGCACAGAATATCCTGCGGCCCGAGGCCCAGGGATGCGCGCAGCGCGGCCCGCCGCTCGGGGCAAAACGGCTCGAAATATTCCCGGGGCCGGCCATTGTACACCACGCCGGATCGCTGCTGCGAAACGCCGTAATGGTCGCGCAAGAGGCGCAAATTCTGCCGGGAGACGGCGACAACGGCCAAAGCGCCGGCATAGGCCCTTTCGATGCACTCGAAAAAGGCGGCAAATCGCGGCGGAACGTCCGGCGTCACGTAATTGACCAAAACGACGTAAGCAATCCCCCAGTCCCGGCACACGGCCTTGGCCGCCAGACTCGCATCCGGCGCGCTGTCGCAAAAAAACACCAGATCCGGCCGTTGGCGTAAAAAAAGCGCCTCGGGTTCGTTGCGGCTCAACCGGGCCTTGGCAGGGAAAAGGACGGGATCGTAGCCGAGCAGCGCGGCGGGCACACCGGCACAGGCGTACGGATTGGGCCTTTCGCCGGAAACCAGCACGACGTCGTGGCCGGCCTGGACGAAGCTTTCGGCCAGGAGGGCGGCATTGACCGCGGTGCCGCCGAGCCCGGAATCGTCACAATACACAAGGATGTTCATAGGCCATCGGATACGGAGTCGCCCCGGCCCGATGGCTGCTCCGGCGAGGCGCCGTCCTCCTTGCGGATGCGGCGGATGATGTCCGTGGTGCTGCGCCCCTGCTCCAGGGGCACGAGCACCACCCGGCCGCCGGCGGCCATGACCAGATCCGCCCCGACCACGGTGTCCAAGGTGTAGTCGCCGCCCTTGGCCAGCATGTCCGGGGCCACGGCCCGGATGAGTTCCAGGGGGGTATCCTCGTCGAAAAGGACCACCGCGTCCACGCACCCCAGGGACGCGAGCATGTGGGCCCGCGAGGCCTGGTCCTGGATGGGGCGGCTTGGCCCCTTGAGGCGGCGCACCGAGG encodes the following:
- a CDS encoding glycosyltransferase family 4 protein, which translates into the protein MNILVYCDDSGLGGTAVNAALLAESFVQAGHDVVLVSGERPNPYACAGVPAALLGYDPVLFPAKARLSRNEPEALFLRQRPDLVFFCDSAPDASLAAKAVCRDWGIAYVVLVNYVTPDVPPRFAAFFECIERAYAGALAVVAVSRQNLRLLRDHYGVSQQRSGVVYNGRPREYFEPFCPERRAALRASLGLGPQDILCLTVARYEARKGYPYLLEAAAELAARPGGQRLYYAWIGHDLQGWRDRLTRAVAERGLGSRIWLTGQRDDVRDWLGAADLFVLPSESEGMPLCLVEAMGQGLPVVATAVSGIPEQLGQAGILLPDPLRDRPGMVAALIEALAALAADPAGRRRLGQAGRQRAEALFSAEAMLAGYRDLLTRLEAAVRAAKPRYPDPAGAHIRNALRPGRDILVGQDAASVEYLRSGWSHAEGEGRWTDGERAVVAFGLPAGACQGYVVQFEAKPFLGQGDAVLDVGISFCGRERGRLRWPPLPHETRCFDFVFFPDGPLPAEGELVFTFRGASSPLAQGLSDDARTLGLRLTRLRLDRLATPCESPWPG